The genomic stretch ATTGTCGGACTACAAGAATTGTTCTATGCTCAAATGCCAGAGGCGATGAGGAGCATCGGAGCGGCGGCATACCTCAGTGCTCTTGGAGTCGGAAGCTTCCTTTGCAATGCTATTATATTGATTGTGCAGGCAATCAGCTCAAGGGGTGGTGAGAAATGGCTTGGGGACAATCTGAATCGTGCACACCTTGATTATTTCTACTGGGTGTTGGCAGGAATGAGTGCTTTTAGCTTGTGTGTCTATGTATGGAATGCTCGGCACTTTGTCTACAAGAAGATTGAAGGGGATAAAGTAAGCAAAGGGCAAGTACTGCAGCAGGGTTTCAATGGGTACGTGGATGTAGAATTTTGATAATTGAGGGCCATGTTTTGTGTAATTACAAGGAATCCTCAAGTGAGACGGGACAAACCGTTTTACGTTTAAGATTTTATTTCGTTTTATCTACCGAATATAGATAACCAAAATGAAATATAGACCATAAAATGGCCCCTCTCCATAACGAAGAGGATCCTTATCCTATTTAAAAGTAGGTTAATATAGAAAGCATACTATGCAGAGTATATCTTATAGTGGATGAGCATTTGAATTGAGCAATAAATGGTTGTTATAGACATAGCAGTAAATATTTTAATCCATCAATCCATAAtgtaaagagaaaaaggaaaccaATTATTCCTGGAAAGTACgtttaaaatgatatatatctCAACACACCAAAATCAACATCTGTTCATGCATTCCTAGAAAATAATGTACAACTTGCATCCAGACAAAGGAACTAATAGAATTGAAAATCAAAGCTAAATTAAGCACTAGTCACCGACTCTCAATTGGTGAAATATTGAAACAGAACATTTTCAATATGTCAAAAATACCAACAAATCCCTCATGATCTTCACAAGCTTCATGGGAAGTTTTCCATTTTCCTGtctccaatgataattttggtCAAAGTTTGAATGTTGACTGTTCACCACCTTAAAACATGAGGACATCTTTTACAGAGAACCAAATGGTGAGAATGCAAATTCAAAGATGTCACCAACAATAATTTAGTGGGCCTCAGCAGCATCATTTGCCTGATATTTGGATTGCAGATGAAGATATCTCAGATCTTCGGGCACCTGTGACAGAGTTTGTGTTAGTTCGACGATTTCTAACACAAATGACTCTATATAAAGCCATTATGACAGTTGTCAACATTGCATTCCACTATCATTACCCCTTTGCTCAACAATGAGGGCTGAGATGCCTCATGAGCTTGATGCTGAATGTGTTGGTGACACAGTAGAATCGAAAGGTCCATTGCTGTCATCATTAAAGGAGGCTTCCATTTTGTCTTTAACTCAAAAACCCATTCATCcaaatgaatcttttctgtcaATGATATAAACAAAAGAAGTGTTAGTCATAAAATGAACTATCATACATATCTTCTGTCAAAGATATCAATGTAGAAAAGACAATATTATGGACATGTAGCAAAGAGAGACAACCTCtttgtcttctttcttttatattaccACAACACGTTTGTTGGACAATTTTTGAACTAAATAGAAGAGCAAGTATCTAGATTCCTAAGAAAAGAGACAGTACATAGTTTCCTAAGAAATATTCAGATATATCATTGTATTTAAAATATCATCCATCTTAACAGGGACCATGCAGTAGGCACAGAAAAATTCTCTGCTTCCAATGATTACCTTCTTCTTCCCACATAGCAGCTATCCGAAGAAAAGGTATTGATTGGTATTTTTGAGCCTACACTTCAGCAAATACAGAAAAAGTTCAATAACTGAAGTGTCTgaatcaaaagataaataagAATGCATAAATGGTAGATTAAAACAGAGAAGAAATCCCTACACGTGTATATGCAAGCCTCTGCTTTGTGTATTCATAACCAAGCTTTTCCATCTCCTGTATTCtgtcaattaaatatttttccataCAATTAACCAATCAAAACGAAAAACATTTAGACAGAAATAAACCAAAGATAAATTTACAAGAGAGAGAAAACGTTACAAAAAGGCAGGTTCTTACTAGAATTTTAGCtcattcaatcaatttgtcagTTGTTGAAGCCCCTTCTTGTCCAAAGATTTCATGCTTGGAAATTTAGAGATATGAAGAACGGTGAACGGTGAAGTAATGGAAGAACATCCAAGTAGTTACAATAATTAGCCAATGATCCAATTGGAAGCTGCAAAATCAGATTGATATATAATTGGGCGTGGATATGacgaaaatataaaagagaccCAGCTTGTGAAAATATGAACCAAGTGTTAGGCGTTGGATCACAGACCACATATTCTATATGTCCATCTTTGATGCTTGTACTCGTAATCTGAGCTCATCCAATATAATATTCAGGAATCTTCCGCCCTTCTTTGTTTCTTCAACAAAGAGCATTTGTTGGTCCAAATAGAAGAAAGCGAGGTACGCAACCCGTCTTCTTAAGAGAAAACTCCCCAACTATAAGAcatcctaaaaaataaaagaaattaatgggCTTCAATTTAGCCAACATGTATAAAAGAGACtcaatttgatataaaaaaaaaaaatgaaccaattaaatatttagaaaatGGATTAATTAGCTAACCTTCTAGAGTTCATATATGCCTCGCAGGATCATACATTCTATTTGCTTCTTGTAATTGTGACCCACGCTCTTTGATCTTCTGCTAGTTAAAACAAATTTCCATGAAActaattgaaacaaaaagaaatctgtatatattaaagaatataGGAAAGTTATTACGAGAAGGAAAAGggtcatatttttaattagctTATCCAAAACAGCAATTACCTGAATATGTTGTTGCCGCCTTTGAGATATTATAACAGAAAATGGGACTCTTACGACGGGgctttttggctcatccaatatATTCTTCATCATCAATCAATATGTGTTCGACGTTAGGAATCTTTCGccgttctttttctttcttgcttttccACCGTTTCCTCAACAAAGGGCAATTTCGGATGTTTATTATAGATAGGGAGGTAGGCAACCCTTCTTTTGGCATGTACTCCAGCTTACGGCAGTGCCTGACCGACAATTCTTGAAGAGATGTGAGGTGTTGAAGCCCTCTCGTGTCCAAAGATTTCATATTTGGAGATGAAGATATATGAAGATTAGTCAGACAAGAAGGCAGCAACTCTGGCTCTGGAAATGACTCCGCGTCTTCAGATTTGCCACCGATTCTCAAATCTCTAAGAGACGGGAGTTCTTGCAAACCCCATCCCATCCGACCGGCAAAGAGTTTATCACAATCAGTAACGGCAATAGATTTCAGATTGGAAGGAAAGCCCCCTTCGGGAAACGACTCAACTCTTGGACAAGTATGTATATAAAAACGGGTAAGAGAAGGCAGGAGTGTATGCATCTTCTCTGGCAGTGAGCTCAGGCTTCCACAATGTTGGACACCAAAGGATGTAAGTTGGGGGGCACGAATTCCTCCTTTCggaaaagatacaaaattaGGGCAGTCGCTGATGAAAATATCCGAGGTCACTAAATCGCGTCCATGTTGTTCTGAAACTGTAAAAGATTTCAGATTCTTACACCTCCAGATATGGATATCACAAAGCTTTGGGAATAAATCTAATGGAAATGACTTGAGGGAATCACAATTGTCCAACTTCAACCATGTAAGGGATGAAAAGTCTAAGTGTGTTGGGAGCTCTAACTTCATACATTTCTTGATTTCTAACACTAGAAGACAGTTGTTGGAGGCCACCGTGGGAAAGGATTCTAGTGAGTCAAATCTTCCAATTTCGAGCGCCCTCAATTTAGTTGGTAATTCCTTTAGCAGAACCTCATTACAATCTCTTAAATGTAATTGTCATACAACAGGAGCCTTTGGGAGTGAAGCTACCAGCAGCGGACATTCATGAATCTCAAGTTTGACTGCAGAAGGAAGATCAACCGGTAGCCCTCCAATTAACTTAGGACAATCAATAATATAAAGCTCTTTGAGTTGTGAAAAAGCTCTACCTTCATTTTCAGCACCAAAAGAAGACCATTCCTCCCAATTTAACATTCGCTCAAACCTTAAAACTTTTAAGGCTCCAAATGGTTTAACGGTTGAAGAATTATTGGCATAAAACTCACGAGCCACTTTAACAATTCCTTCAAACCCAACAATAGAGAGGTGCTCCAAAGAGGGTAGCTCTCCAAGTGATGGCAAGTAGGGACaaagtttacaattttttaggTGAAGGGACACTATCTTAGAGTACGAAAGATGCCCAACCCAATCTGGAAGACTTTCGGCGCCATAGTTGTTGATAGTGAGACTTTTCAAGTTACTATGGGGTCGGAGATTGTCAAGTACAGATCTTTGACAGTCTGAAATATTAGTATCCAATGAATTCCATTCCAACACCAACTCCTCAAGGTACTTCCTGTCTTTCAAGCATGCTTTCAGAGCATTCGTAGGAGATACATCATTTTGGAGCTCTGAAATAAAAAGCTTTCCTCGAAGATTTGCAAGTTTTCCCAATTCTTCAATGCAAGCCCCACTATGTTTGCTGATGATAAATTTACTTAAAGTTTGTACACGTTTTAGTCTACCCAATTGCATTGGCATTTCCGTTATGCCAGTTCCACTGATATCAAGATGACGCAAGTTAATGAGTTTTCGCATGTCTCTTGGTAATGCAAAAAGATCTTTACATTCTGATAAATTCAATGTTTGCAAATTGCACAACTTACATATGGAATCAGGTAACCTTGTAAGTGGGAAGAAAGGTTCAAGTAACGTAGATGCTTAATTTTGCCAATTGATTTAGGCAACTCAGTCATTTTTTGATAGTAAGATAGAGAGATCACCCGCAAGCATCTTAACTTTGGCAAAAAATCAAGTGGTACTCTCTTAGTTAAGAAGTAACGGCCGCGTTGTAACAACCCCAATGTTAGGAATGTGTGCAATTGAGTAGCTTCGTAAAGAATCTCAAACttcttataattattaaattctcTTCAGAAATAAGACAAATGGCgagtctttttcatttttccatgaGAATGGTCAACCTCCAGcctaaaagtaaaattttcagACACAAATTTTGTCAAGTCGTTGACAAGATCATGCATTACAAAACCTGATTTTTTGACACTTGACTGTTCCAACAATGATCTTGATGCCAAATCAAGGAAGTAATCTTCACCAACCTCTTCCATTCCTTTGTTTCTAGTTTCTTCAAGGAAACCTTCTGCCATCCACAATAAGACTActtcatctttttctaaaaCGTAATCCTTAGGAAATACTGAACAGTAAGCAAAGCATTGCTTTAAATGTGAGGGAAGATATTTGTAACTTAATCTTAGAGCTGGAAGAATGTCTGTCTTATCTATTGGCGAATCCCATAATTCGCTCTTCAGTATTTTCTCCCACTCATCAACACCTTCTTTAGATCGCAAGAGACCTCCCATTGTTTTGGCTGCCAACGGTAGACCGTCACACTTTTTCACAATTTGTGTACCTATAACTTCTAGTCACACTTTTTCACAATTTGTGTACCTATAACTTCTAGCTCTGGACATACATTAGAGTTATTATCGTGGAATGCATGTTTTGCAAAAAGGCGTCAACAATTTTCTTCTGCTAACTTCTTTAGATGATGAGATGGAACGGTGCGCATGATTGATGCAACACTATCATTGCGTGTTGTTATAATGATTATACTTCCTTGTGCCCCAGATTTAAATGGATTACTTAAGACCTCCCAATCAGCGTAATTCTCATTCCATacatcatctaaaacaagtaGAAATTTCTTCCCCATCAATTAATCATGTAGTCTAACTTGAAGCAGATTTAGATCCTTCATATCACAAGTTGACGAAGTCACTGCCTCTAGAACTGTTTTAGTTACCCTGAACACGTTAAACTCATCCGAAACACAAACCCATGCCTGAAGGTCAAAATGCTCCTTCACCCTCTGGTCCTTGTATACAAGCTTAGCAAGGGTTGTCTTGCCAATTCCCCCCATGCCGACTATGGGAATAACACGCAGATTTTCATTGTGAGTTGCATCATCCGAGAGCAACAAgcttattgtttttttcttatcacCATCCCTACCAAAAATACCAGATTCTTCAACCAAAGAAGTCGTGGGCAATCTTTTTGGTGACTCTCCTCCAACACCTTCTTTCAGACCTAGAacatctttttgttttgctaGATTTTCTAGTTTGTCAAGTAGTTCTTTTATCTTTGGCTCTATCACCTTGACAAAATGACCAAGGAAAGTAGAGATGGATTTACGTACCTTACTTGAAGTGGTTTGAAATTCAGCATCCAACTTACACTGCAAGGATTCAGTGGCTATCTCATCCAAGATGTCTTCAGCATCATAGACAGCATCTTTTGACTCCTCCAGCCACACTTTCACAGCAGGCTTTGTAAGTTGTTTTTCCTCCGCATCTTCAAGCAGTGCATTCACAGACAACAATGCTATCTTCAACTTGTGTAAGAGTCCCTCGTTGAGTTCTCGTCCCCGAAAGAAGTCAACGAAGTCCCCGGATGCCATTCGTTCAAAAAAGGCATGGAGAAAGGGAGAGATAAGTATGCCTGCAGTCTCAgccatgttttcttctttgcaAATCCAAGGAAATGAAGGAAGATTAATGGAGGAAACGGCAGAGCGAAGGGCAGAGCAATGAGAGATTGCAGtggaagaaatgaaagaaaatgaagggaGGTGATTGCAAGAAACAGTAGAGCAAAATGAGAGATAATATGTTTTGCTTTGTAAAGCAAAGGAGGCATACAGGAAACAGCCAATGGGAGTGATGGACACACACGGCTCATGGACTCCGCTGCTTTGGATTCGTTGGTGCATTGAATGTGGTGGTCTCCACACCACGTGATTGAATGAAAGTAATCAATCAAAGGAAATGGAAATCAGGAAAGTGATGTTGTAACGCCTCCATTATTGAGGAGGTGATGTGTAGTGTAGACCACCAACTTGGGAGGTAAATGCCATGGAAGGTGAGAAGACCACAAGTCTTCACTTGTACGGAAATGagttgaagaaaaatatgataatttagataaattttaaataaatgggcTCCaagttttctttctctctcttttgttgttgttttaaaataaaaacattaataatctaaaacacaaaacactcaaaattgtTTGTACATTTTTGTCAcattataataatttttgaaaagtttttttttttttcaaaaaaaaaaccctacactTCAAGGAAGGCAAAGAGAAACACTCCTCCGACCGAGGCTTCAGCCATGTTTTCTTATTTGcaatagaagaaataaaagaaaatgaaggaagatGAATAAAGCCAACATCAAAGCTAAATCATAGTTGAGTAGATAGATTATAACGATCTAAAAAAAGCACTAGCCACATCTACAATATCACTTTAAAATGATTTGTCAAAATTGTAATTGGAGCTccctataatcacttataaagtctaCTCAGTGAAAGTTAGCACCTATAAAGGCTAATCATCTTCCCCATATATATGAGACTGAAGTGCTGCAATACAATATCACGACATATAATTGAAATTATCCCATGTCCAAAAGCAGTACCATTTGAGAAGGCCATGGTCCTAACAATTAGGATGACCATAATacatatagttttatttttctttcctagtACCCATGACATAGTCCaactgctaaaaaaataaaacagcaaTGTTCCATTTCCCATAACTTAAaagcaagaaaggaaaaagtaaatcaaacaagaaagaaggaacaaaataactaaaatcaGACCCCTGCACACTATACATCCATTTGCCAAAACTTCCATTTCTGCAAAATTTATGCAGAAACCAGCCTTCAACAGTTTGATAAGTTGCGAGAACTGTTCACTCatca from Corylus avellana chromosome ca1, CavTom2PMs-1.0 encodes the following:
- the LOC132172885 gene encoding putative disease resistance RPP13-like protein 1: MASGDFVDFFRGRELNEGLLHKLKIALLSVNALLEDAEEKQLTKPAVKVWLEESKDAVYDAEDILDEIATESLQCKLDAEFQTTSSKVRKSISTFLGHFVKVIEPKIKELLDKLENLAKQKDVLGLKEGVGGESPKRLPTTSLVEESGIFGRDGDKKKTISLLLSDDATHNENLRVIPIVGMGGIGKTTLAKLVYKDQRVKEHFDLQAWVCVSDEFNVFRVTKTVLEAVTSSTCDMKDLNLLQVRLHD
- the LOC132172875 gene encoding putative disease resistance RPP13-like protein 1, which translates into the protein MGGLLRSKEGVDEWEKILKSELWDSPIDKTDILPALRLSYKYLPSHLKQCFAYCSVFPKDYVLEKDEVVLLWMAEGFLEETRNKGMEEVGEDYFLDLASRSLLEQSSVKKSECKDLFALPRDMRKLINLRHLDISGTGITEMPMQLGRLKRVQTLSKFIISKHSGACIEELGKLANLRGKLFISELQNDVSPTNALKACLKDRKYLEELVLEWNSLDTNISDCQRSVLDNLRPHSNLKSLTINNYGAESLPDWVGHLSYSKIVSLHLKNCKLCPYLPSLGELPSLEHLSIVGFEGIVKVAREFYANNSSTVKPFGALKVLRFERMLNWEEWSSFGAENEGRAFSQLKELYIIDCPKLIGGLPVDLPSAVKLEIHECPLLVASLPKAPVV
- the LOC132167689 gene encoding uncharacterized protein LOC132167689 encodes the protein MEKLGYEYTKQRLAYTRAQKYQSIPFLRIAAMWEEEEKIHLDEWVFELKTKWKPPLMMTAMDLSILLCHQHIQHQAHEASQPSLLSKGVPEDLRYLHLQSKYQANDAAEAH